In Amycolatopsis solani, a single window of DNA contains:
- a CDS encoding LLM class flavin-dependent oxidoreductase has product MMHLNAFVMPNGHHEAAWRHPSTDPVRARTLQHYADIARTAERGKLDSLFLADGVALWGNVKHNSHSHFEPLTLLSALAASTVHIGLIATASTTYNEPYHLARKFASLDHLSGGRAGWNIVTSAGIDEARNFNLAKRPSHAARYERADEFVEVVKKLWDSWEDDAALVDRASGIYADTDRIRAIEHDGPHFQVHGPLNIERPPQGHPLLVQAGSSETGKEYAARHAEAVFTAQQTFAEGKAFYDDVKGRLAKYGRSPDELKILPGISPILGRTEAEAREREAELNALITPDYGLRQLSKMLDHDVTGYPLDGPLPEVGSFTEGGQSRFELVVGLARREDLTIRQLLERLAGGRGHRVFAGTPAQVADELEAWFTGGAADGFNVMPPTLPGGLDDFVDLVVPELQRRGLFRTEYSGRTLREHYGLARPVTHHRVKEPA; this is encoded by the coding sequence ATGATGCACCTCAACGCGTTCGTGATGCCGAACGGCCACCACGAAGCGGCGTGGCGGCACCCCTCGACCGACCCGGTCCGGGCCCGGACGCTGCAGCACTACGCCGACATCGCGCGGACGGCCGAGCGCGGCAAGCTCGATTCCCTCTTCCTCGCCGACGGCGTCGCCCTCTGGGGCAACGTGAAGCACAACTCCCACAGCCACTTCGAACCGCTGACGCTGCTGTCCGCGCTCGCCGCGAGCACGGTCCACATCGGACTCATCGCGACCGCGTCCACGACCTACAACGAGCCCTACCACCTCGCCCGCAAGTTCGCCTCGCTCGACCACCTCTCCGGCGGCCGCGCGGGCTGGAACATCGTCACCTCGGCGGGGATCGACGAGGCCCGCAACTTCAACCTGGCCAAGCGGCCGTCGCACGCGGCCCGCTACGAACGAGCCGACGAGTTCGTCGAGGTCGTCAAGAAGCTCTGGGACAGCTGGGAAGACGACGCCGCGCTCGTCGACCGCGCGAGCGGGATCTACGCCGACACCGATCGCATCCGGGCGATCGAGCACGACGGCCCGCACTTCCAGGTGCACGGGCCGCTCAACATCGAGCGCCCGCCGCAGGGCCACCCGCTGCTCGTGCAGGCCGGGTCCTCGGAGACCGGCAAGGAGTACGCCGCCCGCCACGCCGAAGCCGTTTTCACCGCGCAGCAGACCTTCGCGGAAGGCAAGGCGTTCTACGACGACGTCAAGGGCAGGCTCGCGAAGTACGGCCGCAGCCCGGACGAGCTCAAGATCCTGCCCGGCATCTCGCCCATCCTCGGCCGCACGGAAGCCGAGGCGCGCGAGCGGGAGGCCGAGCTGAACGCGCTGATCACGCCGGACTACGGGCTGCGGCAGCTGTCGAAGATGCTCGACCACGACGTCACCGGCTACCCGCTGGACGGCCCGCTGCCGGAGGTCGGCAGCTTCACCGAGGGCGGCCAGAGCCGGTTCGAGCTGGTCGTCGGCCTGGCCCGGCGCGAAGACCTGACCATCCGGCAGCTGCTGGAGCGGCTGGCGGGCGGGCGCGGGCACCGTGTCTTCGCCGGCACGCCGGCCCAGGTCGCCGACGAGCTCGAGGCGTGGTTCACCGGCGGCGCCGCCGACGGCTTCAACGTCATGCCGCCCACCCTGCCCGGCGGGCTCGACGACTTCGTCGACCTCGTCGTCCCGGAGCTGCAGCGGCGCGGGCTCTTCCGCACCGAGTACTCCGGCCGCACCCTGCGCGAGCACTACGGCCTCGCGCGTCCCGTCACCCACCACCGAGTCAAGGAGCCCGCATGA
- a CDS encoding TauD/TfdA dioxygenase family protein, which translates to MTAISTDVRKITGRIGAEIVGFDPTGDLDAAQVAFLTDALHEHKALVFRGVELDDEGQQRFAAHFGELTKAHPTVPAVEGAPTILPVDSEQGRANHWHTDVTFVLNPPRASTLRSLVVPPYGGETLIANAAAAYRDLPEPLRAFAGTLRAVHTNDYDYVQPPETVDDKEQARRAQFVSRKYRTVHPVVRVHPVTGERGLFIGGFAQRIEGLSVNESRDLLRLLQSYVTRPENVVRVPWEPNQLVLFDNRITQHYAIDNYDGLPRRLNRVTVAGDVPVGLDGRASESLEGDASHYTSVA; encoded by the coding sequence ATGACCGCGATCAGCACCGACGTCCGCAAGATCACCGGGAGGATCGGCGCCGAGATCGTCGGCTTCGACCCCACCGGCGACCTCGACGCGGCCCAGGTCGCCTTCCTGACCGACGCGCTGCACGAGCACAAGGCGCTGGTGTTCCGGGGCGTCGAGCTCGACGACGAGGGCCAGCAGCGCTTCGCCGCGCACTTCGGCGAGCTCACCAAGGCCCACCCGACGGTGCCCGCCGTCGAGGGCGCGCCGACGATCCTGCCCGTCGACAGCGAGCAGGGCCGCGCCAACCACTGGCACACCGACGTCACCTTCGTGCTCAACCCGCCCCGGGCGAGCACGCTGCGCAGCCTCGTAGTGCCGCCCTACGGCGGCGAAACACTGATCGCGAACGCCGCGGCGGCCTACCGCGACCTGCCGGAACCGCTGCGGGCGTTCGCCGGCACGCTGCGGGCGGTGCACACCAACGACTACGACTACGTCCAGCCGCCGGAGACGGTGGACGACAAGGAGCAGGCGCGCCGCGCGCAGTTCGTCTCGCGCAAGTACCGGACCGTGCACCCGGTGGTGCGGGTGCACCCGGTGACCGGCGAGCGCGGGCTGTTCATCGGCGGCTTCGCCCAGCGGATCGAAGGGCTTTCGGTGAACGAATCGCGCGACCTGCTGCGGTTGCTGCAGTCCTACGTGACGCGGCCGGAGAACGTCGTGCGGGTGCCGTGGGAGCCGAACCAGCTGGTGCTGTTCGACAACCGGATCACGCAGCACTACGCGATCGACAACTACGACGGCCTCCCCCGGCGCCTCAACCGCGTCACGGTGGCCGGCGACGTCCCGGTGGGCCTCGACGGCCGGGCGAGCGAGTCGCTCGAAGGGGACGCCTCCCACTACACCTCCGTCGCCTAG